Part of the Aedes albopictus strain Foshan unplaced genomic scaffold, AalbF5 HiC_scaffold_32, whole genome shotgun sequence genome is shown below.
ttgaattcGCTATATTGGATTAtggattggatattctggtcgtcatttttggactccaggcatcttccccatagcaaatatacccatattgtatagtTTGAACCGTAAAAAAACGTTATTTTGGATTCAAGTCCACCATCTTGAAaactctggtcaccatttttggagtccagactttttTCCCATACCAGGTATGcctatattgaatggttttagatcctaaaactccattaaacagacgctatcttgaattttagaccgccatcttggatattatggtcgtcaattttggagtccagacatctttcccatgtacatagcaaatatacccatattgtatggtataAGAGTTTAAAACTCAATTATACAgtggccatcttgaatttggagctgccatcttgcatataaggctgccattttgaattttgggctgacttcgtggaatttctggtttccagtgttgatttccgcacaaaattcgtcaatggTAAAAaatggttacaaaaatcgccgcagttttgatgtgtcgcatgatgggcccATGGTTCAGTTGTATGCACACTTAGTTTTTATTACCGAACTCGGTTTGATTTTCTAACGATTTTCATCGGTTGCAGACCAGAAACCGACCGCGTCGGTATATTAGCGAGATCATGTTGTTTAAAACCGATTGTTCGTTGAAAATGGCGTTTTTTTGACAGATTGATATGTCATATCTACCGAACAAGACGGTTCCGTCCAAAATACACGACTTCGGTTTGCAGATACCGAGAAAACTCGGTTCTACGTCGCAACGAGCTCAACATTTGGTCAGCCATGTTTGTTTTTCTTGATGTTAGAGTGAAAGTTAATAGTTCCGAAAGGTTCCGATATTTTGTGTAGATTCATCCCCGGATTCAACGCTGATTTTCGCGGCATAAAGCAAAATCCAGTTCACAGATGCTGGTAAGTACTTCAGTTTGGCATATTACTGCGCATATGTTAAATAATGTGTGTTTATCCACATTTTTTTCAGATTGTGTTCCAATTCATATCTGCGGTAACATCGTTATATCCAACAGAAAACGAATATGTGCAATCAAATTAAATTATCTAATTGATATTCGGAAGGATATTAAAACATATATAAGCATAATAAATTGCAATCGAAGGAAtcaattatttattttgtttttcttttaacaAACATGAATTTTTTGGAAGCCGAAGCTAATTCCAATAAGAATAACAATTGAACTCAATTCAACCGATGTTCGGTTCACCGCCATATTTTTTCAGCTCCAACCGATTACTTCGGTTAGTTTGACATTTGGGGTGAAAAACAATTTCTACCGAACACTCGGTTAGCCTAAATTGAACCGAGCAGACAACCGAGtgttcagcagataaaaactcggttcAAATTCAACCGAGTTCGGTACAATTTTCTAAGTGTGTGTATATACGGTTAGTTCTACCGGCGCTGGGCCATAGtttcggaacgccttgaccgatcctgaTCATTTTGAatggcaaacaatgcggtaaaattccggttcgatggcCAATggcaagtgccttaaaagtgagtgaccttttttgtacacagacatatatACACACATACACCCTCATTCATacgcacacatacagacatcatgtcaATTCGTCGAACTCAGTTGATTGGAATTTgtgacttggccctccgagccttctatcgaaaattcgttttttggaaGAACATAAAAATCATGAACTCTGTTGTAGTTCGTCAAACTGTCTTTGTGGATATTTCAGAATAAGTTTCCAGGATAATTACGAATTTCGCTTATCTCTAGGAGTGGTTTTGAAAACACAGGAATTAAGCGAGACATTCGTCAAACCCTCAACCGCCATTCCAAGAGCCACATTTTaaagaacaaattttcagtacaaCCCTTTCGGTGtgtaaaaagtgaaatttccatataaatggctcaactttggccctCCAGAGCTCTTACATTTTCCAACACAACAACAATTGCtgttcctcatttggaagaactatACTCTTTAGCttccgatttctagctttgactacagaAAAATCGGAAATAAAATATATGTAACTGTAACAGATAGAATTTGTTCattttttacggtttttgtccactttttgtttaacttgttgtggcaaatctcacatgcaacgtaaacaaaagtatgTTTGCACATATGCaagtagggtattttaaccaatagtggaccctttAGTAGCTGAAATTTGTTCTGATCGTAAAAATATTATGATATCCTAACTAAATTGTCTTCACCAATGGTTGAAAAACAAGTACTATATCATTCCTAcatattgcacacaaaaaccgaGCGAAAACACCTTATATATCTCATAAAATAATTGTTTGAAATCTCTATCAAATTATCCCCACGGGGTCCACTATTGGGTggttggggtccactattgggtagatcgtattctcttaccatgttaaatcggTGAATAtagtggtatcaggtatcagtaggtcggctctagaggcacgttctcctccattcgggaaatttgtgccatcgccatgaacacgagcctattcatcatttacctgatggagaagggaaggaaaaaggataggacatgggaaaggacaagtaagggaataggatcatcatactcgcaaaagcgtaccacaatgggttcacatagcgtcctgaaaaggacactgtaataacgcataagcgtaccacaatgggttcaaacagcgccctgagaaggacactgtgataacgcataaagcgtaaagagagcctatagctctttaccacagcgggtcaagaacaacagaacgtcctgaagattcaggtttctgaagtcagtttcacttaataagtgtttcccgagtactcggaaacgcaattgcgcaaaaactggacagttacatattaaatgatacgaagttccataatcggattcacagctatcacaggcaaatgaatcagcttgctgaatattcgccatgtgataactgagttggcagtggccagtcaatgctttgaccagcatgctgcaattctgctttaacagatttgttagatactttgccacccctagagatggctcagtacaatacaattttgtttgacgacatgactccaaactattccagtattgtttgtgctgagtgacagcccaggtgtcaatctgaagcttcacccaactcttgcataccggaatagctggctcagggccaatgaagtcatgtgatgatccagtgcgagctaactcatcagccaattcatttccagcgatggaagaatggccatgtacccatacaaggtgaacagcgtttgctgaattcagctcctcgatttgagttcgacaagcgataactatcttcgacctggagttggccgaagcaagtgctttaatagcagcctggctatctgaacagaagtatattactttgcccattacgtgctgctgaagtactgattgcactccgcacataagagcaaagattcggcctgaaaaacactgcagtgtctaccaagggaGTAAGTCTGatatagccttagctcacgagaataaacaccagaacctgctcgaccttcgagaagggagccatcagtgtaacatacgatgccgtctgaaatacttctttccagataaccagatgtccactcttcccgggaagggaacttcgtggaaaatgtcctatatggaaaattacaagcaattgtaagatcacttggagcaaggacaactacagtgtatcaaacaattgtccgtacagcatattttttgtcaaaataatttttcattcaaatggttataacttttttatacgtcaatcaaaaacgctgaaattttgaccaattataacccatatattaaagctccattggtaaaattttgagcgagatcgaaaaagttttctgaaagttatagaacttttagtaaaacttataaaatttttgaatacatttttaaaacattatatctcaatatgtacatgatgaaactttttcaatatttttcgtgttacagcttttacctaaggctttcatatgcagcttcgtttaaggttttatattcactacaaaaaatatgaaaaatctgtatatgttcagagtgttatttggaaatttatcatattttgatcaacaaaagtgccaagtgttttcaactattttaaactctcttaatgatatttttttatacaggacctactaaactacatatgaagagtaggtcctatggatttttcgttcagttaatgtacttttattggtggaaaacgtttggcagattatatgtgcaaaatatggtaaattttaaaacaccgtcaactacatacgcacatttttcatattttttgtagtgaatataaaactccaatcatggctgcatatgaaagccttaggtataaaatataacacaaaaaaaaattgaaaaaaattcatcgagtgcatattgagatataatgttttaaaaatgtgttcaaaaatcttataaattttactaaaagttctataactttcagaaaacttattcgatctcgctcaaaactttaccaatggagctttaatatatgattcatgattggtcaaaatttcagcgtatctgattgacgcataaaaaagttattaccatttgaatgaaaaattattttgacaaaaaatttgctgtacggacaattttttgatacactgtatgtcccaattcaccaaaagtggaaacaacgaggtgtgtgttgaactgcggttgactggagtttcctctagtaaaccgagtacccatagacggtaagtgcaagaaagtgcttcttgtttgagatgaatgtgtagtggggcaaggtcaaagagaacttcgagagctgccgtgggagttgaagagaacgctccagacatcgccattaagcacatcctttggagatggcttaactttgattggaccgttctcacttcgcccttttgccaccacacaagacatccataggccaatattggccgaacaacagttgtgtagatccatttgatatacttgggttttagaccccaagttgtaccaaaggctcgccggcattgcccgaaggccatacaggcTAATCACCTTATATTTCTCATAAAATAATTGTTTGAAATCTCTATCAAATTATCCTATAAGTGGACCCCACGGGGTCCACTATTGGGTGGTTGGGGTCCACTGTTGGgtagatcgtattctcttaccatgttaaatcggTGACTATAGTGGACCCACTCAgatttagccaatagtggacacccagacttgtttacattttcaaatttgttcaaataatcaaattatCCCTTTCCAGACTAGTTTCATCACATCGCCAGATCCACTGCAATCATCGCACCGTGGAGTATCTGCGCTTGATGGGAATTTACGTGATCTTCTTATCTCCGTATACAGCTGTTGTCAATCCTATGCAGTATTTTTGATTACTGCAAGAAGAGATTGTAACGCAACTACAAATAGTGTCGCGTAGTTTTATAGAGATCACCCCGGTACTGGTTTAGCAGAAATTATTTTGCCAATATTTGGATTGCTACGaatgttatctgcaaaagttgttttttAGTGATGAATttcaccccggattacggtacgcgGAGAACAGAGTTGGCCTACGCGTTTACACAATCAACCGGCTTAGCTCGTGCTCCTTCTGTCTGAGTCTGAACCATTAATCATTTTGGGGATTCACTGGTTAGATGCGTGCATGTATTCCAAGACAAACACCCGACATGATTTATTTAATTTTGTTTCTCTCGCTCTCCGCTCCTTAATAAAAATCCCCTTTTTTATAAACTTGGTCTTCTGCTTGATGCTACACAATTCGAAATAAATTGTCGCTTAGTATTGCTACAACCGTCGCAGCTTCAGTATTATTATCCTCAACGTTTAAAAAGAGTGGCATCATGCGTGCTTTCGAAACCATCCTGCTTATTCTACCAATAATTTGCACTTCTGCTCAGAGTGGTTTTGGCTACGAGATACTTGTTGCAAAATTTGAAGCATTAGAGGACCGCATTCTCAATTTTGAGATCGGACTTCAGAATAACATTTCCTCGTTCGTGACGGAGTTGAGGCAGCTGCGTGACCTCGTTAAAACACAACAAAACCATCAACAAATTTACGAATCATGCGATAAGGTGCCATCGAAGGTTTCCGGCGTGTACAACATACAAATCGGTCCCCAGGAGACGAAACGCGTTTTTTGTGACCAAAAGTACGACGGCGGTGGATGGGCTGTGATCCAGCGGCGCTTCGATGGCTCTGTTAATTTCTATCGCGAATGGGCTGAATACAAACGAGGCTTCGGCAACATGGATGGTGGAGAGTTTTGGCTCGGATTGGACATCATCCACCAACTGACATACTCTGGACCACATGAGCTAGTGGTCCTGCTGGAGGATTTCGAAGGGAACTCAACCCACGCGAAGCTCGAGAGGTTTGAAGTGGCGGGTGAGCATGAGGCGTACAAGGTGACTATGGCACAAGGATTTAGTGGAACGGCGGGTGACTCAATAACGGGCACAAAAAGTTATCAATTCAGTACGTTCGACAAAGATAACGATATTCATACTACTAACTGTGCAGTTGATTATCATGGTGCATGGTGGTACTCCAAATGCCACGGCAGGTAAATATTGTTTCTTAACTATTTGGTTTCAAAGTTATTCTATTTATGCAATTTTATCCATCCACagcaatttgaatggaaaatactTGAAAGGAACTACGACTGAATATGCTACAGGAATGGTGTGGAAGACTTTTCGTGGATATTATTATGCCCTTAAATCTTCCAAGATGATGATCCGAAAAGTTGGGATTAAATAAATATAAATCTGTTCACGATGCCACGATAGACTGTTATATAAAGAAATATAAAGCAAATGTCCATCAGAACTAAGCTCAGGGTCCACATTCCACACATCTTTGATATTTtacctaagaaatttcaaaatacatcatCCATATTTGGATTGAGTAGTATAAccaaaatatgtacctacaaaaaTGTAAAAACTGTAGCCCAAATTATATTCATCAGTTTTGTGTTTGTTGCCGTTACTACAATTATAAATATTGTTTACTGACTTAACTCATCcaaaagatttctttgaaaaatgcatacagtaatctctggaagattttaagAAGACATCTGTGGCAGAATTCTTATTGAAAGCATTGGATTTCTTGGATAGATTCATTGGttaaatttctacagtaattattgggagaattccaaaagtattCTATGGAAAAAAATGGggaaaaaataaataagaaacttGGATGAATGTCTGGTAGAATCTTAGGAACAATAAAAAGAGGAATTCGGTAGTtgggaggaatctttggggaaattcGAAGAGTGTTCGGAGAGTaaaggagaaaatcctagaggtattcttcgaagaattcttaacctttcaggacgcgcgccatcaagcaaccgaaactgcaccgcgctcgcgctgcataCGACGGGTGAGGTTttctggtagtgttgtactttttacaacagcgcgcgttctgaagggttaaaaaaatcgataatgagtagcatttgaaaatttattttgcattttaagtgtcaaattcactagttttAAGAGTTTTGCCGCCTTATTcgtgtttagaagagcaaaattaggcgaataaggatttttttccttctaatcGATGATTAATTGTattctgatcaatttcgccccaaagtggcatcttaaatttttttagagatatataagggtatttttttttattatcgaacactttgggccgaagggtctccgatttcaatgaaaatttcaccagagctagaggtcgtggatatatgatcatatttggtattcaaaaaaatcatagtggactatttttccggaaaacgctagatgaaatttcacgatttttcaaaattttgtgaaatacctcaaacttcaaaaaatcatatttcaaaaactatgcatcgtagaacaaacttttttttagtgaaatcgacgccaaattacctcagcaatccaataaaaatacactgagaaaaaagtttctcggaaaatgtttcaccatagagaaaaaacgtctaaaaatgctgataaaagtatcgtctgtatcatagattattttcaacaaaatttttcctagcgcaaaaactaatgttcttcctttcgttctttgacgccaaaatggaatctcttaccgttttagagatatagccaaaaaaccaacgacCAGTCGCTATactttcataggaagccatctacaacagcggccgttcacttgttgcaacatatttgctttgcaacgagcaaatgacatacgctaattgcaacgtaactttgacactaacgtgcatcggagtgcactgacagcacatatatagcacttgagtgccttttaaatgcatgaaatagtcatgttttgcaatgatcgggtttctaactaaaatgtgtttcaaattACGGGTTAACAACGAGCTAATGTCACCGGTGAGCGTAAAATTACTTgtggcactcataccctatatgttttccatttcaatttgagaaaacaatgaaaactattaacggagaatgattactactcagcaaaatatttgaaattatacccgacgaaaaaaaatgcatacgaatttctatcttatttaacttaattttacatcaaacaatttcttgtatggaatgttgaacacaagtttcatactgagagcaagctgtaaatttttatactgatggaaaaatgtgtgcgatacaacgaggtccttttgttacaggttaaatgatataacattttttactgtgtaagtaacaaaaatgcatagttgtgtagtattttttgattataattcttttgcttcgttcagaaataacgaaagcattctagaaattttcaaaagataaagTTAAGGATCCAATATTGACCATGAAGCTTCGTGAATGCACAGGATGTGAATGAAAATGAGGACGTTAGAGGATgtcttgaaattaaacatttacttgacatcttagagcattaaataattttagactatattttaatcattcgaaCCGTGCACCGATTTATTGGTTGATTCGAATATATGATGGGTAGTAGTATGGGTTTGTCATGCTAGTTCTCAAAACTAATGAAGTCTTTTTGACAACAAACCGTTAGTTAGAAAAAAGTGATGAATTGATCTtgcatttcagtgttttttttattaattaatatCAAAACTTACTTTAACGGTAATGATCGATCCTCGAGCGTACATACCGCGCTGCATCAACTATTGTCAACTCAGTAGCTCTATACCGAGCTCGGTATTAATCTTTACAAACCATTGCTAAACATTATTATCGTCACTGTTGGAATTGTGTCGCTTCTTAGGACAGCAAAAGCTTGGTTTGAAGCAACAATGTTTTATCAGCGCGTTAAGAAGGCATGGTTAACTCTTGGTTTTAATTTGTTGCCCGTACTAATTAAGTAcatgttttttatctgtatttacgagattgttagtcttaggctagttcatctcgggacccacacattacttcccttccgaaggaagaactcacattttgaaaTATatattgtgagtatgtcgggagtgggattcgaacccagatcctcggcgtgacagtcacgagctttaaccatcacaccagatcagcTCCACAGAGTACATGTTTGTTCCCTATCTTTTGAAGTTCCGATAAGTTTTAAATAAGTGTTTTTTCTAAAGCACATTATAGAAACACATTATGCACAGACCATGCTATTTATTAAATATTGAGTGGAAAAGGATCTCtttatggtgtatagaagaatccacataccaatgaaCATTTAAGCAACAAAAcactataaaaacaaaacaaagctttacatgtgtaaagagaccttataaatagttacctgatatccactcatctctaacggtttgcatatgattgctttgatggaaaaaaatacgttgaaatatgcgtttgctcgttattgctgactgcaccccaaattggactgacacaatagtgtgcacacaccttcaaagtgtgattacatcgcagggatacgtcggatcgaattgaggtcttcggtgcacttattcgttGTAAATTGAGGAATAAGTACCCCGAAgaagtcgagacgatccgaggcaaatgtgcacttctatcacactttttaggcgaaccataaaaagtgtgatagtccaatttgggatgtagtctgcaatatttgcaacgctttctagttacaaatccaataatttcaaaatttgataagttgttgcatttaaaGGGCACTCAAGTGCCATATATGAGCTGTTagtgcactccgatgcacgttagtgtcaaaattacgttgcaattagcgtatgtcatttgctcgttgcaaagcaaatatgttgtaacaggtgaacggccgctgttgtagatggcttcctatgaaaatatagcgactggccgttagTTTTTTgactatatctctaaaacggtaagagattccattttggcgtcaaagaacgaaaggaagaacattagtttttgcgctaggaaaaattttgttgaaaataatctatgatacagacggtacttttatcagcatttttagacgttttttctctatggtgaaaaattttccgagaaacttttttctcagtgtatttttatcggattgctgaggtaatttggcgtcgattttactaaaaaaagtttgttctacgatgcatagtttttgagatatgattttttgaaatttggggTATTtagggaaattttggaaaattgtgaaatttcatctagcgtttttcgggaaaatagttcactatgatttttttgaattccaaatatgatcatatatccacgacctctagctctggtgaaattttcattgaaatcggagacccttcggcccaaacctgttcggtaataaaaaaaatccccataacttaaagtttaaatttattggacaaaattctatcacatggtttcatggagatccactgggtattgattttccagaaattcttttggcaatatttgaattgtcactaatgttatccgccaaagttgttttaaagtgatcaatttgacgccggattacggtaattcctttacaaaatagtttaataagacctttttctgcttctcgtTAAGTTTATGTACAAAATAGCACATgtttctgtataatgtgtttttcacaagtcggaTAAGCGTTTTCGttgcatcatacttcgactcagaatacaggatgaaaaacacgtatttttttaCCGAACAGCAGctcaattaatctgttgttcagttgttaaccattatgttctgtgctaattcaccactgctgaataggaatcatagtgttatcattattaaaccacgggaagtttatgttttgatttgagtgcttCAATTCATTATATCAAGGATGGCGCAGAAAGGAAGGCATGTGGCTGGCAATTGACGGGtcccgagttcgaatcttgattttggTAAATTTAAGCTTAGTTATTATTTCATGAAAGTTGTCCATAGCATAAGTGCCAATCATAAATTcccgtgaaaattgaaaaaaatagcattttcctttttttttatttatttattttttttgctggAGCAGAATAACAGTTTTACCTtatatttgtaaaacgcttttaacaacaaacagttcagttggtacacaacactgcactttataatttctccaaagttGTGTGAACCATACCAGAACAAAGGTTGTACCTGaatattatccaaatgttattcagcaccatgcttaattaattcgtcataaaggtgcttgttaaatgagtgattgttagttgggcagtaACTCACGATAAAATTCCGAACACTGCCTAAAAGTTGTTCAAAGATATAATCAGATATCCAGCCCTCCATGTGATTTATGGACAGCCACAAGGTAGCTCAAAAACTGTTACAAAAAAGTTTCAATTATTCCAAACAACTGTCTTACTCACTGAATTGTACGAGGTCACGCctatggaatgtaaccaccgcccCAGTTGGCCAACTTGCCAATCGAGCTCCCAACTTTAAagatgaattatgacatccaggtgctttgtTGGAACGAAACAaactgaaaaatattcactcaatgtagacacaaaaaaagtttttgttagaaaaacttttttccttaaatatgtcacagcaacattgttcggagaaaatgtaggtaattaaaatacctttctccagaaaaaaaaatcaacgatttaaaaacatagggttttttgcaatattggttttaatttttaaaacctttttttcagtgtagaaagtagttttatattttttgatatttttctaaaaaacttcatggaatgtcACGAtactccgccatacaacacttttttgtaactcttgtcatttttgagttacatcgattttaaaaaaatcaatgaaaaaaaattaggtcctattcaaaagttactcttgaaaaatttcgaaaaacaaagtatgcaaagttgcttagaaacacgtattgtttatgtccaccaagtttcattcgattctgagagggtgctgccaaccgttggtcgagttggcgcgaaattcgtctatagtTGACAGAtagctcaactaacggaggcccaactaaaaagtcatccAACTATTAAACCGCCAACCAGCAGGTGGTGACTGAATTTGAAGAATTTGAAGTTTGTTCAATCATAAAGATTACATTCCCTTATATTTCTATTTTTTCTTCAGGGTTAAAAACATTATGCTTGTTGGTACATGTATGGAAACATTTTTGGTAAATGTTTATGGAGACTAAAAACGTTTTGGAACTCGGAAATCTTAAAATCTTTTGAGAAGTTTTTAATCGATTTGATTTAAAAGTATTTTTAGTGAATATTAACCAAAGAATACAAATTATAGAGAATGCCATCTCTTGTCTGGTTCtacgtaaacgtcaagcgacaagtcaAATGGCGCTCTCCTCTAGCGTgcacagctttttcttttttctcactcactctcgtaagcaaacacgagaaagacCCCTCTTTTATCTTGCTttttcttgcgttcaacaaaatgaacgagcaagagaaaagaaaaggctgcgcacgcaagtggcgctctctaagcctTCTGTATCAGTGTACGTGATTTGTCATgaaagaaggtggtgtgcgtatgttttggtttcGGCATACAATCAGCAACACACACACTACTACATGAAGATTCaactttaaggctttttacggcatcatcagcatcggcagccatgttggatatgtggctcaaaatttcaaagtgaaaattctctgccaccaaagcgaaaattcttatgaaaaagtatcatcatatTTGCTcattcgcagtgattgcgatgatactttttctgctgcgtggctgcaggattaacagttttttatcacttcaaaaacgcgagccaaacaatcattgaaaaacaaaaattcaatgattcGTGTGAAAgcttggtgatgcatcatgacaccttaatccgttgatagcgctgcggtagtgtcctccGAGCGTCAGCGGAGTAAGCATATTACACtattttacagcattt
Proteins encoded:
- the LOC109403796 gene encoding ficolin-1-like, which translates into the protein MRAFETILLILPIICTSAQSGFGYEILVAKFEALEDRILNFEIGLQNNISSFVTELRQLRDLVKTQQNHQQIYESCDKVPSKVSGVYNIQIGPQETKRVFCDQKYDGGGWAVIQRRFDGSVNFYREWAEYKRGFGNMDGGEFWLGLDIIHQLTYSGPHELVVLLEDFEGNSTHAKLERFEVAGEHEAYKVTMAQGFSGTAGDSITGTKSYQFSTFDKDNDIHTTNCAVDYHGAWWYSKCHGSNLNGKYLKGTTTEYATGMVWKTFRGYYYALKSSKMMIRKVGIK